The genomic stretch AATAAGATAACAGCCTATAAGCGTTACCCAGAAATGAACAGATCCTAAAGTGGTGTTCATAAATCTGCCGAACATCTTGGGAAACCAGTGATAAATACCGCAGAACATACCGAAAAATCCTGCAACTGCCATGACTAAATGAAAATGTGCAATCAAAAAATAAGTATCGTGAATATGTATGTCGATGGCAGAGTTTCCCAAGTAAATACCCGTCAGTCCGCCCGATATGAATACGCTCACAAAACCGATTGCAAAGAGCATTCCCGGAGTAAACCTGATATTTCCGCGCCACAAAGTAGTAAGCCAGTTAAATACTTTAATCGCCGAAGGAACGGCAATCAGCAAGGTCAATAACACAAAAACCGATCCCAAGAAAGGATTGAGTCCCGTTACAAACATATGATGTGCCCATACAAGAAACGCAAGTATCACAATGGCAAACATAGACATAACCATTGCGGAATAACCGAATATTGGTTTACGCGTATTTACGGACATTACTTCCGACACAATGCCCATTGCCGGTAAAATCACAATATATACTTCCGGGTGTCCTAAGAACCAGAATAAATGTTGGTATAAAATTGCGTTGCCTCCTTCATGTGCCAGAGCCTGGCCACCAATATATATATCAGATAAGAAAAAACTTGTACCGAAGTGACGGTCAAATATCAGCAGAATGTATCCCGCAAACAAAACGGGAAAAGACAATACGCCTAATACCGCCTGTAAAAACAATCCCCAAACGGTTAAAGGAAGTCTGGTCATGCTCATGCCTTTTGTACGCATATTTAATACCGTTGATATATAATTGATACCACCTAATAATTGCGATACCACAAACAAAATAATAGATGCCAGCCACAAATCCATCCCACTGCCCGAACCGGTCGATGCTTGTGCCAATGCACTCAATGGAGGATAACTTGTCCATCCGTTGCCTGATGGACCTGAGGCTACAAAAAATGAAGAAAGCATCACTACGCTGCCGGCAAAGAAAAACCAGTAACTGAGCATATTCATCAAAGGTGAAGCCATGTCCCTTGCCCCTATCTGTAAAGGAATAAGAAAATTGGCAAAAGTGCCGCTGAGGCCGCCCGTCAATACAAAAAACAACATGACGGTTCCGTGAATCGTTACCAAAGAATAATATGCTTCGGGCGAAATATGACCTCCCGGAGCATATCTTCCTAAAATTGTTTCCAACCATGGAAATGAAGATGCAGGATAAGCCAATTGAATACGAAACAGTACTGACATAAAACCTCCCAACAATGCCCAAACAATCCCTGTAAGTAGAAATTGCTTACCAATCATTTTGTGGTCTTGGCTGAAAATGTACTTTGTAATAAAAGTTTCTTTGTGATGAGGTAACGCATGAGTTGCAGCTTTCGCATCATGCTCCTTGCTTAAAGTGAGCGTATTCATATCGATATATTTTCTTACATTGTATATTGCACTGAATAGAGTGCTTGAAAGAAGTCTGCTAAAGATTTTATCTTCTGTTCTTGTACAAAGTTTGTATGAATAAGCGATAAATTTGGTAACCTATGTTACATTGTATTATTTTTTTTCAAAAAATATATTCTGTGCCGGGCCAATTTCAATTCGCCTGCTTCTGCCAATTGTTTCAAAGTTCTTGATATTACAACTCTTGAAGAGCCTAATTCATATGCAATTTGCGCATGCGAAAGATTGATATATCCCCGGTTGTATAATTTTTCTTTTTCTCGGAGAAATTCCAACACTCGTTCATCCATTTTTTTAAATGCAATAGATTGAATTGTATTGAGAAGCCTGTTGAATTTTTGGTGATACAGGTTTAAAAGGTATGTAGCCCATTCGGGAGAATCATTGTTCAGTTTTAAGGCATTCTCAATAGATAATACAACGATTTCAGAATCTACTTCTGCTATAATTTTAACCTTTGTTTTTTCTCTGTACATTCCTGACAAATACAACATAACACAGGTTTCTCCTTCTTTTATATGAGTCATTGAAATTTCTTTATTTTCAGAATCGGTAATCATTCCCGTCAAGGATCCGTGTAATACAATCGGCAAAATGTTTACGTAACGGTTTCTTTCTAAAAAAACATCTTCTTTTTTAAGTTCTTTCACCGTTCCAACTGCTATTATTTCTTGTAACAACTTGTCAGATAGAAAGCTGTTACTTGATGAAAAATTTTCCATAATCTGAATATATTAAATAAAGTTTTTTACAATTGATCGGTACAAAATTCCTGATAGCGGGTTGTAAATAATGATAAACATTGGTGATGTTTCATAACGTGAAGTAATTGTTGTTATGTTTTAAGTATTATTACAATGCGCAATAGCCACTATTTTTTAGCTTACTCTTCGATTAATTGCTCAATTTGTTTGATAAAACTTTTACTGTCATATTTTGCGACTCCGGTATGATAATATATCATATTTCCTTTTTTGTCTAAGAGTACTGTGGTGGGTAAACTGCCTGTAAATATTTGTTCGGAAATTTGTCCTTCTTGTGTATAAAAAGGCACTTGATATCCGTTGCTGTTTAAAAAATGAATTGCCGATTTTATATCTGTATCTTCATTAAGAAACAAAAAATAAATGTTTTTATCATTTTTAAATTGCTTGTAAAAAGCCATTATTGAAGGCAGCTCTGCTCTGCATGGCGGACACCACGAAGCCCAGAAATTGATGAACACTACTTTACCCCTCAAAGAAGACGTGTTCATCAATTGGCTATTTGCATCTTTAAAATAAAAATCTTCAGGCTTGTTTTTCTCCTTTTTTTCGGAATGTCCATTCGCAATATCCGCATTAAACAACCCTGTATTCATGAGCTGTCTTAAGGTCCAAGTCTTTGCTTTTGAACTGAAAATAAAAACTATCAGTAGAAGCACAGCTAAGATATTCCAAATGTTTTTCTTAATGTATTTCCAATTTGGCACCTTATCTCTTCTATATTTATTGAGAGGTAACAAGCTTATATTTTTATGAGTTTTGTATCAAGTCTTCTAATTTTTTGTGTACTTGCGGTGCCGAATAATCTGCGGCACCTTCTACTCTGCCAACCATTTTACCACTTTTATCAATGATGACAGTTGTAGGAATAGCATTTTCCAAAAATGTCGGAGGTATTTGGCTTTGCGCTGCATATACACTTAAGTCGTAATCATGATTTTTCATATATTTAGACGACTTAGTTAGATTCTTGTCCACATCTACCATTAGAAATACAATGTTGTCATTGCCTTCAAACGATTTTTTCAACTGATTAATAGACGGAATTTCTCTTTTACATGGCGGACACCAAGTTGCCCAAAAATTGATGAACACAACTTTTCCTTTTAATGAACTCAAAGAAATTTCTTTACCTTTTGTATCCCGAAAAACGATATCCGATGCATCATTTTTATTGGCTACTGATTGAGTATTGAAAGATGTATCTTTTGTACTATTATTGTTATTTTTACTGTTACTGTTGAATGAGCATGCCGACGAAGTGCCAACGATTATGATGAATAGCATTGCTGCTATGGAAGTTTTTAATTTCATTTTTAAATATTTTGACAATGTAGTTTCAGCTACATTTATTTGAGTGTAATAATGGATTTGTTTTATAATGATTTGTGCTCAATACATTATATTTCTTTATAGGATAATAAAGAAATCATCATTATATTAAAGGTTTGTATAGCTTGCGAAACGGTATTATATAAGTAGCTTTCGTTGTCGGAGAAACAACGGAAGCATATCTCTGTATTTAAAGTTGGTACAATAAAAATTATTCTCCTGTTTGCCGGAGATGTTTATTGGAAATCTTAAAAACAATAAGATTTGTACGTCAGTTGGAAATGTAGATTTGTCAGAGTGAGTAGTAATTTTCCAATCATTGTTTGTAATAAGATAATGACAACTTTGGTTAATATTATTGTCTGTCTGCAGCGGTGTTTTATTACCTAAAAAATGGATGGATGTACTTGGTACTCCAATTGAATTTTTAATGGCATTCTTTACGATACAGTTAGCAATCAAAACCAACATTATTGACATGAAGGAAAGTAAGCGAAAGCTTATTTTTTTGATTTTATGTATCGATTCGTTAGTCATTACTTGAACAAAGGTAGCTTTAATTTTATTTGTGACAAATAATTGGAAATTTCAGCTCAGTACTCAATCATTGTTGTGCAAAACACACACAAATCATATTCATCTCGTAAATAAAATGTACGACTTGAAGGTATTTATAACTTATTTTTTTGCTGGCTTTCTCCAATATGGTAATGCTCAAGAATTTTTTCCAGCGGGCAAAATTTTGTGAAGGATGATTGTAATAAATTCAATCCTACAAACGCAGAAAGCCATAGCCAGTCTTTGTTTACAAAGATTGCCAACAAACTTCCAATCAATACAAGTGTGCCGGCAACCGCACGGACAATGTTTTCTTTACACATGATTTTTTGTTTTTAAAATGAAAGAATAATTCGCTTATGAGTTTTAATACAGAATAAATACTCCTTTGCGCCTTTGTATCTTTGCGAACGTTGTGCGAAATTTATTCAAAAAAATCCTACCGTCTTTTCCACAGGAACTACAATTGCCTTCACGGGAAATCGGCTGTTTTTATTTTTATTAAAAGCCTCAATCGCGGTTAATATTTTTCCTGCAACATCATTATCCGTAAAACTGAACAGCATAATAGATTCATAATCTTCTTCCCAATCGCTGCCGAACCAATTATCCGTCATATCATTTTTTTCATCGTTGCGCACGCCGTGAATATTGGTAACGCTGTATGCGTTGATTCCGTTCTTTGCAAAAATTTCCGCTACATCTTTGCGGCATTCTTTTATCGCAGTTACAATTAATAGTTTCATAGCTCAACGTTTTTATATTTTTTCTTCAGCATTTTAAAATAAAGCAACGGCACTACAATCAGCGTCAAAAATGTAGAAGTAAGCGTGCCGCCAATCAACGATATTGCCAATCCTTGAAACACCGGGTCAAACAGAATGATTACTGCACCTAAAACTACCGCGCCTGCCGTTAATAAAATCGGCGTAGTCCTTACCGCGCCTGCTTCTATGATGGCTTGTTGCAAGGTTTCGCCTTCTTTTAACCGGATGTTGATGAAGTCAATCAGCAAAATGGAATTACGCACCATTACGCCCGCTAATGCAATGAAACCAATCATCGAAGTCGCCGTAAAATACGCGCCCAAAATCCAATGCCCGAGAATAATTCCAATAAGGGATAACGGTATCGCAGCAAGCATTACAACCGGCACTTTGAAATCCTGGAACCAACCCACAATCAATATATAAATTAATATAATGACCGCGCCGAAAGCCAATCCTAAGTCGCGGAACACTTCAAAAGTTATCTGCCATTCGCCGTCCCATTTCAACGTGTAGTTGTCCGTATTTTCCGGTTCGTGTGTATTGTTTATATTAAGATGATAACCTTTGGGCAAATGAATATTTTTCAGCTTGTCGGACATCGCGTTCATCGCATAAACCGGGCTTTCAAATTTTCCAGCCATATCGGCTAACAAATAAATCACTTGCTTCTGGTCTTTGCGTGCAATGCTTTTCGGGCGAATGCATCTTTGCCAATAACCCAAATCATTCAACGGAATCATATTGCCAAATTGGTTGCGAATCGTGATATTGTTCAAAGCATATATTCTGTCTTTGCTTTCATCGGGCAGTTGTAAAACAACCGGCGTTTGATTATATGTTTCAGGATTATGCAGCACGCCTGCGTTCATTCCCGAAAGCAATCCGCTTACGGTTTCCGTAATCTGCGCGGGCGCAACGCCTTTGCGCATCGCTTTTTCTTTGTCAATTACAAAAGTATATTCAGGCTGATTGGCTTCCACGCTCCAATCTAAATCCACCACATCGCGGGTTTGGGACAACATTGTTTTTATTTGCTTTGCTAAATGTAACCGCACGGAATCATCCGGTCCGTAAATCTCTGCCACCAGCGTGGACATCACCGGCGGACCGGGCGACACTTCCACGAGTTTTACATTGGCATTGTATTTCTTCGCAATTTGCTGAATAGGTGCGCGCATTATTTCCGTAATCTCGTGGCTTTGCATACTGCGGTCTTTTTTATCCAGAATATTTACCTGGATATCCGCCATATTATCACCACGCCGCAAATCGTAATGCCTTACCAAACCGCTGAAAGTGATGGGCGAAGCTGTGCCTGTATAGGTTTGATAATTTTTGATTAATGGTTGTTTCGACAAATAAGAAGCAATGTCCATCACCGCAGCCTGCGTGCGTTCCAGCGTTGTGCCTTCGGGCATATCGACTACAATCTGAAATTCATTTTTATTATCAAAAGGCAGCATTTTTACTTTTACCCGGTTGAAATAAAAGAACGAACAAGACAACAATAACAACGCCGCCGTTGCTAGCATAAACGTCCAGCGTTTGGCGCGGTTATTCAATAAAGGATAAATAATTTTGTAGTAAATTTTATACAAGCGTGTTTGCTCTATTACCAAAGGTTTCGGCTCTTTTTGCTTTTCTTTTTCATCCGTATCTTTTTTATTGTTATTTAATTGTCGGATGGAACTCCGCATATTCTTGTTTGAAAATATTTTCCCATGCTCCGTTTCTCTTAAAAAAATATAACCGAGATAAGGCGTGAGCGTGAGCGCCACAATTAGCGAAAGCAACATTGCAACTGCTGCACCAATCGGCATCGGGCTCATATACGGACCCATCATTCCACTTACAAAAGCCATCGGCAACACGGCTGCCATCACGGTAAATGTGGCAAGAATGGTTGGGTTGCCCACTTCGTTAATCGAGAAAATCGCCGCTTGTAAAAAAGGTAATTTTCGCAGTTTGAAATGACGGTGCATATTTTCCGCAATAATGATAGAATCGTCCACCACAATTCCTACGATAAATACCAAGGCAAACAGCGTGATTCTGTTGAGTGTGTAATGCAGAAAATAATACGCCATCAGCGTGAGCGCGAAAGTAACCGGCACGGAAAGAAACACCACAAGCCCGCCGCGCCAGCCCATCGCGAGCATTACAAAACCGGTAACGGCAACAATGGCTATGGCTAAATGCAACAATAATTCCGACACTTTATCCGAAGCGGTTTCGCCCGAGTTGCGTGTGATAGTTGCGTGTACATCGGACGGAATCAATGTTTTCTTTAAGCTCTTTAAACGCGCATCAATTTCTTTTGTAAGCGCCATTGCGTCGCTGCCGCTTTTCTTACAAACCGCCAAAGTAACCGCAGGATAATCAGATGGAAAATTTTTTGCCTGTACTGCCGAACCTTTGCCGTAACCGAAAGTTACATATTGCGAAGGCGATTGCAAACCGTTTTCAACAGTCGCTATCTGAGAAAGAAAAACAGGTTGCTGTCCATTCGTTCCGACAATCAAATTACGAACGTCTTCTGCCGAAGTCAGGAAATTTCCGGTGCGTACCCAAAGCGCCGTATCGTTGGTACGCAAAACACCGCCGGGCAATTGTATATTTTGCGCTTGCAATTGCTGCACAACAGAAAGCGCGTCCACGTGCAGCGCAGTCATTTTATCTTTGTCCAGCAACACTTTTATCTCGCGGCTGCGTCCGCCTATGATTTTTACGGAAGCCACATTCTCCACTTTTTTGAAAGCATCGCTTACATAATCGCCTATTTTTTTCAGTTGCCCATTGCTGTAATTTTTGCTCCACAACGTGAGTGCATACACCGGCACATCGTCGATGCTGCGCAACTTGAGCAAAGGCTGCGTAACGCCCGCCGGCATTTCATCCTGATGTTTCAGCAACTCGCTGTACAGCTTTACTTCGGATTGTTCAATATCTTCGCCTACGACAAACTGTACGATAAACGAAGCCTGTCCGTTCAGCGAAGTAGAATAAATATGTTTGACATCTTTAATATTGGAAATAATTTTTTCCATAGGCGCGGTTACTTTTGTTTCCACTTCTTTGGGTGTTGCGCCGGGATAGCCGATAAAAATATCTATCATCGGTACTTTTATCTGCGGCTCTTCTTCGCGCGGAATCATCAT from Arachidicoccus sp. BS20 encodes the following:
- a CDS encoding YgaP family membrane protein: MCKENIVRAVAGTLVLIGSLLAIFVNKDWLWLSAFVGLNLLQSSFTKFCPLEKILEHYHIGESQQKNKL
- a CDS encoding efflux RND transporter permease subunit is translated as MENGIAGKIAKSFIRSRLTILLMIAGLLLGAYSIMMIPREEEPQIKVPMIDIFIGYPGATPKEVETKVTAPMEKIISNIKDVKHIYSTSLNGQASFIVQFVVGEDIEQSEVKLYSELLKHQDEMPAGVTQPLLKLRSIDDVPVYALTLWSKNYSNGQLKKIGDYVSDAFKKVENVASVKIIGGRSREIKVLLDKDKMTALHVDALSVVQQLQAQNIQLPGGVLRTNDTALWVRTGNFLTSAEDVRNLIVGTNGQQPVFLSQIATVENGLQSPSQYVTFGYGKGSAVQAKNFPSDYPAVTLAVCKKSGSDAMALTKEIDARLKSLKKTLIPSDVHATITRNSGETASDKVSELLLHLAIAIVAVTGFVMLAMGWRGGLVVFLSVPVTFALTLMAYYFLHYTLNRITLFALVFIVGIVVDDSIIIAENMHRHFKLRKLPFLQAAIFSINEVGNPTILATFTVMAAVLPMAFVSGMMGPYMSPMPIGAAVAMLLSLIVALTLTPYLGYIFLRETEHGKIFSNKNMRSSIRQLNNNKKDTDEKEKQKEPKPLVIEQTRLYKIYYKIIYPLLNNRAKRWTFMLATAALLLLSCSFFYFNRVKVKMLPFDNKNEFQIVVDMPEGTTLERTQAAVMDIASYLSKQPLIKNYQTYTGTASPITFSGLVRHYDLRRGDNMADIQVNILDKKDRSMQSHEITEIMRAPIQQIAKKYNANVKLVEVSPGPPVMSTLVAEIYGPDDSVRLHLAKQIKTMLSQTRDVVDLDWSVEANQPEYTFVIDKEKAMRKGVAPAQITETVSGLLSGMNAGVLHNPETYNQTPVVLQLPDESKDRIYALNNITIRNQFGNMIPLNDLGYWQRCIRPKSIARKDQKQVIYLLADMAGKFESPVYAMNAMSDKLKNIHLPKGYHLNINNTHEPENTDNYTLKWDGEWQITFEVFRDLGLAFGAVIILIYILIVGWFQDFKVPVVMLAAIPLSLIGIILGHWILGAYFTATSMIGFIALAGVMVRNSILLIDFINIRLKEGETLQQAIIEAGAVRTTPILLTAGAVVLGAVIILFDPVFQGLAISLIGGTLTSTFLTLIVVPLLYFKMLKKKYKNVEL
- a CDS encoding cytochrome c oxidase subunit I, with the translated sequence MNTLTLSKEHDAKAATHALPHHKETFITKYIFSQDHKMIGKQFLLTGIVWALLGGFMSVLFRIQLAYPASSFPWLETILGRYAPGGHISPEAYYSLVTIHGTVMLFFVLTGGLSGTFANFLIPLQIGARDMASPLMNMLSYWFFFAGSVVMLSSFFVASGPSGNGWTSYPPLSALAQASTGSGSGMDLWLASIILFVVSQLLGGINYISTVLNMRTKGMSMTRLPLTVWGLFLQAVLGVLSFPVLFAGYILLIFDRHFGTSFFLSDIYIGGQALAHEGGNAILYQHLFWFLGHPEVYIVILPAMGIVSEVMSVNTRKPIFGYSAMVMSMFAIVILAFLVWAHHMFVTGLNPFLGSVFVLLTLLIAVPSAIKVFNWLTTLWRGNIRFTPGMLFAIGFVSVFISGGLTGIYLGNSAIDIHIHDTYFLIAHFHLVMAVAGFFGMFCGIYHWFPKMFGRFMNTTLGSVHFWVTLIGCYLIFWPMYYEGLAGLPRRYYDYSGWESFKQFLPLNRFITVVTIITFIAQFLFLFNFFYSIFKGRKVSGKNPWKANTLEWTTPINVSHGNWPGDIPEVHRWAYDYGKDGIDYTPQTTPIGQENKSQAGI
- a CDS encoding Crp/Fnr family transcriptional regulator, whose protein sequence is MENFSSSNSFLSDKLLQEIIAVGTVKELKKEDVFLERNRYVNILPIVLHGSLTGMITDSENKEISMTHIKEGETCVMLYLSGMYREKTKVKIIAEVDSEIVVLSIENALKLNNDSPEWATYLLNLYHQKFNRLLNTIQSIAFKKMDERVLEFLREKEKLYNRGYINLSHAQIAYELGSSRVVISRTLKQLAEAGELKLARHRIYFLKKNNTM
- a CDS encoding TlpA family protein disulfide reductase, whose protein sequence is MKLKTSIAAMLFIIIVGTSSACSFNSNSKNNNNSTKDTSFNTQSVANKNDASDIVFRDTKGKEISLSSLKGKVVFINFWATWCPPCKREIPSINQLKKSFEGNDNIVFLMVDVDKNLTKSSKYMKNHDYDLSVYAAQSQIPPTFLENAIPTTVIIDKSGKMVGRVEGAADYSAPQVHKKLEDLIQNS
- a CDS encoding TlpA family protein disulfide reductase, translated to MNTGLFNADIANGHSEKKEKNKPEDFYFKDANSQLMNTSSLRGKVVFINFWASWCPPCRAELPSIMAFYKQFKNDKNIYFLFLNEDTDIKSAIHFLNSNGYQVPFYTQEGQISEQIFTGSLPTTVLLDKKGNMIYYHTGVAKYDSKSFIKQIEQLIEE